The genomic DNA AGAACCATCTGGTTTAAAAATTCATTGAAGTTTGCCGCATCATATGTTATGTAGCTATTTACACTTGAGTATGCAATACCTCTTTTAGTATTTTTAAAGTATTTTATCAGTTCTTCATTAGTAAAACCTGTAAATATCTTATTATAGTTCAAGGTGTTGTTTCTTAACAATTTGATTGAACTGGAATCTGAATTCAGGTTGCCGGAAGGAGCTTCCAATATGAGAAATATTTCTTTGTTTGACAGTTCAGGGTATTTTCCCAAAAGACTTGTTAAAACTGAATCAACATCACTGCTAATCCATTCTCCAATAAAAGCATCACTTCCATTAATTAGAGATGCCAATTCATCTTCACTCATTGTCTTAACCTGGTTTCCATTTCGGACAACTAAATTAACATTTTTAAGGTCATGTTCCTCAAAAAGTTCCTGACCCGATTTGTCCAGAACATTTGTTCCAGGATTATCACTTATTATAAATAAAGTAGTATTCATTGAATTCTTTGAAATATAATTAGAGCCATCAGATTCACTATCCAATACCACATCTACATTATCATCCTGTTTTAAATCATCATCAGTCACATTTGATTGTGCAAATGCAACCTGTGAAAATAAACTTAATGACAATATTACGAGCAATATCACCAGTAAAGTCTGTTTTTTTCTAACAAATTTCATTTTTTAAACTCCTAGTAGCAAAAATTTATAAAAAAATATTACTACAAATAATAATTTTGTAATAAAATCCAATATAAAGATTTCTAAAAAAAGTATTACTAAATCGCTTTAATTCACTAAAAAAGTAATAATAATCATTTATATCAAATAATAGTAATAATAAGTATTTAAATATAATATTAAAAAGTAATACTTGATAATGAAGTATTACTGAAACTAAAAAATTAATAAAAAAAGTAATACTTTTTAAGAATTCAAACAGGAATATTTGAATTTAATGTTGAAAATCCAGATGAAGACAAAACCTATTAAAGAGCCTATGTTCATCCCCACAATTGCACCCAGATACACTCCGAAAACTCCCATATCCAAAACGATGCCCATAAGGTATGCCAAAGCCATGCTCAATATTAATTCGCGAAAAACAGTCAAACCCAATGACTTGAATCCTGAACCGACACCCTGATATGTGTATGCTGCAGTAGCTCCGAAAGGAATCAGAACGTTATAGAAAACCAGAAGCCTGAGTATTTCAGCTGAACGGTTTACCAGATTCAAATCATTTGCCTGGAAATTGAAGGCTCCGCATAATGGATATGCGAAAATGAAAAATACTGCACATATCCCAACCGTTATTGCCAGACCCAATAATGTTGAATACTTTATGGTTTCATTGAAGTTCCGCCAGTTTCTGGCTCCATAGGCCACACCTGAAACGGTTATTGTAGCAATGCCTATTGCCATGCAAGGCAGGAATGCAATGGATATGAATCTCCATGCAATTGTAAATGAGGCAACTTCACCGACCCCTGCTGTCACGATTATGAGGAAATTCAAGATAATCGCCACAAGGGCAAAGATTACCTCCTCCAATGCGGCAGGAAGTGAAACGACCAGAATATTTTTATATATTTCAAATCTGCGCCTGTAATATGAAAGATTGAATTTGAAAAATGTGTCCTTTTTAACGAAAATCCAGTAAAGCATCCACATCCATCCGATGAATGAGGAGACAACTGTTGCAAGCCCCGCACCGAAAATTCCCATATCCGCACCGTAAATGAGAACAGGATCAAGAATCATATTTAGAACTGCTGTCAATATTAACGGATTTGTTGCACGGCCGACATCACCTTCACCTCTGAATATGCTTGCTGTCACATTAGGTGCCAGAAACACTATATTCAGCAAAAATATCACACCGCCATAGCTTAGGCAATATGACTTGACTGATGAAGCCCCAAGAAGAACTACCAAATCATCCAAAAAGAATGTCCCTACAAGCAAAACTATGACTGACACCAAAAGCATAAGAATAATTGAATGGATAACTGCATTATTTGCATCTTCAAAACGTTCCGCACCGACATATCTTGAAATCAGGGAATTCGCTCCCGCACCAACACCGTTTCCAAGACCTATTATGACAAGATACAATGGTAAAATGAACCCCGAAGCGGCAAGGGCCTCTGCACTGATTCCGGAAACCCAAAAACCGTCAATCAGGTTATTGAGAAACATCAAAAACATAGACAGGATGGTTGGAAAAGCAAGCCTGTTGATGGCTTTTCGGGGATTTCCCATAATTGAATCAATGTTAGAATTATTTATCATCAATATTTATATTGTTTAATGTGCTAATTAAAATAATAAGGTGAAAAAATGAAAATCGCAATTAGATACTACACAAAAACAGGAAATACAAAAAAGCTTGCAGAAGCAATTTCCAGTGTTGTAAACGTTGAAGCAAAAACAGTAGATGAACCTTTAACCGAAGATGTGGACATTCTGTTTTTAGGAAGTGCAGTTTATGCAGCAGGAATTGACAAAAAAATAAAAGAGTTCATCCAAAACATTAACGTTAACGTGGGTGAAGTTGTAAACTTCTCATCAGCAGCTCTCATCGAGTCAACCTACAAACAGGTCAAAAAGGAAGTTGAAGCCAAGGGCCTTAAAATGAGCGAAAACGAATTCCACTGCAGAGGAGCATTCAAGCTCGTCCACAGAGGACGTCCAAATGATGAGGATTTAAAAAACGTGAAAGAATTTGCAAAAAGAATAATTAATTAATTTTTCTTATTCTTTTTAATCAAATCTTCAATATGATCAAATCTCTTGTAGAGATTTCTTCTAACGATTGACACCGCCAGTGTAGCCGAACCGACACCAGACAGGATAAAACCTGACCACACCAGAAACAGTGCATCCATCTTACCAATACCTGATGAACCTAAAACTGAATAACCGTTACTTGTAAAGGCATTGGAAACCATCACAATTGAATCCAATGGTGAAACATTCTCAACAATAATTGTAAATAAAAAGCTGAACAGTACTATCAGATACAAAAGCATTATTGTTATTCCCAAACCGTTTGTCTGTGTATATTCCAGAAACTTCTGATAATAGACTTTTATCATATACAGATATGACAGACAGTGCAGCGAATCCAGGACATAGAATAACCTTGACCCGGCAGGATCTCCTCCGATCACTATAAAAAGTGAACCGAATGGAATCAAAAAGAAAAAGAGGAATTTTCTTTTAAGGTCATTTTTATCCATTTCATATGCAAGATATACTGAAAAGATAATATCCATTGCTATAATAACATGTCTTCCGCTTTGCCACCCGAATATGGAGTAGAGAATAATGAATACAAAAATTATAATCATTACCAGATAAAAAACCTGCTTAAGCGTATGTGCTTCCTCAACAGGCAGATATTCCTCAAGGTATAAGAATCTTGAAGATTTAATTTGGGAACTGTTTTTAAGTCTAGGCCATATAAATCTAACAGCGAAAAACATGGCAGTAAAAATTAAAATACAGACTAAAAAACTTATAATTAAACCTAAAATCATCATTGACTCATTCATTACCATTATTCTTCACCCCCATCTTCAAGAAGCCTTTCCAGCTCATCAAGCCGCCTGTTGAATTTTCTAACTAAAATTGCCGCCGTTAATGTAGCCGAACCTGCACCTGATATGATATATCCTCCCCAGACCAGAAAAACACTGTTCAGTTTTCCTAAAGCAGATTGTCCTAAAACTACATAACCGTTACTTGTAAAAGCATTGGAAGCCATTACCAGGGCATCAAGAGGTCCCTTATTCTCAGCAAATTGGGTAACGAAAAAGCTGATGAAAATTATGGCAAATGTCAAAACAACTGTAACACCCAGACCGTTTGAAAATGTGTATTCCTGGAATTTTCCATAGTAATACTTGATGAAATAGATAAATATCAGGAAATGAACGAAATCTACCAAATAAGTTAAAGAAATACCATCGAAAAGTGCGTATGTCAAAGATCCGAAAGGCACTAAAAGCAACAGAATTATTTTATGCATCTTAGATGTTTCAAATGTAACAGCAATATACAGTGAAAGTAAAATATCAAATGCAATAAAATAAATCCAAGAGTTATCAAAGATGGATATGAAATAAAACAGATAAATGAAACATAAAGCCATCAGTATGAGATAGAATACCTGTTTTAAGGTCTGCACTTCTTCAAGTGGAAGGAATTCTTCGGGATTGAGAAATCTGCTTGAACTGTTTTGAATAATATCACGTATCTTCACACCGATAAAAACCAAAACAAAAAACAAAGCAATTACAACAACAAATTCCACAATAGAAGTTACAACTAAATCCACTTAAATTCACCTATATAATATATATACTATTTAGTATATGTAACTTTGCTAAAAATTTTATAATAGGGAATGAATTAAATAATATTACAAAAACGGTGAAAATATGAAAAATATACATAAAATACTCATAGTTGTAATTGTTTTGGCAATAATAATTGCAGGAGCATTCACTTTGTTTGGAAAAACTGCTCCAACAGGGAACAGACCTTCATATAACGTGTCCGCCTTAAGCCAAAAGCTATCCATAAACATGAACAACTGGAGTTACGACAAAGACAATGACATCTACTATCAGATAGGACTCATATACTGCATGAATCCTGAAGATACCAAATATCAGTCATGCGGAATATACGTACCCGGAAAATACTTTGAAGCAACCGAAAACTCAAACGGAACATATTCCTGTAAAATTAAAGATGGGGAACAGGTCGGAAACTACACCTCATCATCAGCACCGATAGTAATGCCCGTAAATACACCAGGATACTCATCATGCACCGCACCTTCCAGCTATAATGCAGGAGAAATCAAGAACTATACTGATGCAGGTTTCATTTACCTGAATGCAGGATGCAGAGGAAGAGACAACGCTGAAGCACCTGATGGAGTTACAGATTTGAAATCAGCAGTAACATACTACAGATTCAACGGCGATGTACTTCCAGGCGATACAGAAAACATATTTACATTCGGCCACAGTGGTGGAGGAGCACAGTCTGCAATAATGGGCGCAAGCGGAAACAGCAAACTCTACACTCCATATCTTGAAGACGTTCAAGCTGCAATGGTTGACAAGGATAGAAACACTTTATCCAATGCAATTGCAGGGGCAATGTGCTGGTGCCCAATTACAAATCTGGATACCGCCGATGAGGCTTATGAATGGAACATGGGCCAATATGCAAGAAGCAATTCATCATTTACCGGTGAACTCAGCAGAGATATGGCAAAAGAGTATGCAACATACATCAATAATCTAGGTCTTAAAGACCCTAACGGCAACACACTGACCCTTGAGGAGAGCTCTTCAGGAGTTTATACTTCAGGATCATACTATGATTACATGTTAAGCGTTACTGAAGAGTCACTGAACAATTTCTTAAATGATACCGCATTCCCTTACACCCCAAGTGCAGGAGGAATGGGCGGAATGCCTTCAGGAGGAGCTCCTTCAGGAGATGCACCAAGTGATTCAGGAAACATGCCATCAGGAGATATGCCCTCAGGTGAAGCGCCAAGTGATGCGGGAAGTGCTCCGGCAGGAAATGCTGCTGGAGAAATGGGTTCATCAGACACATCAGACAATACTACATACAACACTGCCAAGGATTATATCGCATCACTGAACGGCAATGAAACCTGGATTGAATATGATGAAAGCACAAACACCGCTAAAATAACAAGTCTGGAAGCATTTGTAAAACATTGCAAAAATCCGTCAAAATCAGCACCTGCATTTGATGACTTGAATCGTTCACAGGCTGAAAACGGACTCTTTGGACTTGATGCAAACGGTTCATCCCATTTTGATAAAATAGCAAGTGACCTGCTTAAAAACAATAGTGATAAATACTCCAAATTCAGCGATTATTCATCAGATTATGTCAATGAATACAGCAGTGATTTGGAAAAAACAGACAGCCTGAACAATACAATCAAGACCTGTGTTGACATGTACAATCCAATGTATTACCTATGCGATTATTACGACGGTGCAGGAAGTTCAGATGTGGCCAAATACTGGAGAATCAATACAGGTATTGAACAGGGCGACACATCCCAATGTGTTGATGTAAATCTGTATTTAGGTGTTTTAGGTAAAGTAGGATCTGATAATGTTGAATTTTCAACTGTATGGGGTCAAGGACATACTCAGGCTGAAAGAACCGGTGACAGTACAAGCAATTTCATAAACTGGGTCAACAAATG from Methanobrevibacter sp. includes the following:
- a CDS encoding MATE family efflux transporter — its product is MINNSNIDSIMGNPRKAINRLAFPTILSMFLMFLNNLIDGFWVSGISAEALAASGFILPLYLVIIGLGNGVGAGANSLISRYVGAERFEDANNAVIHSIILMLLVSVIVLLVGTFFLDDLVVLLGASSVKSYCLSYGGVIFLLNIVFLAPNVTASIFRGEGDVGRATNPLILTAVLNMILDPVLIYGADMGIFGAGLATVVSSFIGWMWMLYWIFVKKDTFFKFNLSYYRRRFEIYKNILVVSLPAALEEVIFALVAIILNFLIIVTAGVGEVASFTIAWRFISIAFLPCMAIGIATITVSGVAYGARNWRNFNETIKYSTLLGLAITVGICAVFFIFAYPLCGAFNFQANDLNLVNRSAEILRLLVFYNVLIPFGATAAYTYQGVGSGFKSLGLTVFRELILSMALAYLMGIVLDMGVFGVYLGAIVGMNIGSLIGFVFIWIFNIKFKYSCLNS
- a CDS encoding flavodoxin family protein — protein: MKIAIRYYTKTGNTKKLAEAISSVVNVEAKTVDEPLTEDVDILFLGSAVYAAGIDKKIKEFIQNINVNVGEVVNFSSAALIESTYKQVKKEVEAKGLKMSENEFHCRGAFKLVHRGRPNDEDLKNVKEFAKRIIN
- a CDS encoding subtype A tannase, translating into MKNIHKILIVVIVLAIIIAGAFTLFGKTAPTGNRPSYNVSALSQKLSINMNNWSYDKDNDIYYQIGLIYCMNPEDTKYQSCGIYVPGKYFEATENSNGTYSCKIKDGEQVGNYTSSSAPIVMPVNTPGYSSCTAPSSYNAGEIKNYTDAGFIYLNAGCRGRDNAEAPDGVTDLKSAVTYYRFNGDVLPGDTENIFTFGHSGGGAQSAIMGASGNSKLYTPYLEDVQAAMVDKDRNTLSNAIAGAMCWCPITNLDTADEAYEWNMGQYARSNSSFTGELSRDMAKEYATYINNLGLKDPNGNTLTLEESSSGVYTSGSYYDYMLSVTEESLNNFLNDTAFPYTPSAGGMGGMPSGGAPSGDAPSDSGNMPSGDMPSGEAPSDAGSAPAGNAAGEMGSSDTSDNTTYNTAKDYIASLNGNETWIEYDESTNTAKITSLEAFVKHCKNPSKSAPAFDDLNRSQAENGLFGLDANGSSHFDKIASDLLKNNSDKYSKFSDYSSDYVNEYSSDLEKTDSLNNTIKTCVDMYNPMYYLCDYYDGAGSSDVAKYWRINTGIEQGDTSQCVDVNLYLGVLGKVGSDNVEFSTVWGQGHTQAERTGDSTSNFINWVNKCLN